A genomic window from Pocillopora verrucosa isolate sample1 chromosome 7, ASM3666991v2, whole genome shotgun sequence includes:
- the LOC131792001 gene encoding LOW QUALITY PROTEIN: sodium channel protein 1 brain (The sequence of the model RefSeq protein was modified relative to this genomic sequence to represent the inferred CDS: inserted 3 bases in 3 codons; deleted 8 bases in 8 codons; substituted 1 base at 1 genomic stop codon): MAKSRVSHLRWKQLLVVSRGCEIRRYDGHPCTMSETITFLSSRGKETRREEVADGEPKAETFLIVANKFGKQYVYRFHASDSLYLFSPRNRIRRFVLFLITHQYFELIILLTILTNCVFLAMSNPPDEAEYVFAAIYTLEMFLKIIGRGFALHKYAYLRNAWNWLDFLVVILGYITMLPGVENLSGIRTFRVLRALRTISAVKGLKAMVNTLLKSIRMLSDVLILTTFFLCVFALIGLQLFVGIMQWKCVLNPPNGWPQNPDDFSNYLKNESNHHVFKGDGLAVLCGNTSAAYQCPENYTCMPNTGDNPISEYISYDNFGWALLTSLQLVTMDYWESIYNSVIATKGSWYVFYFVFVIFLGPFYLINLVLAVVSLSYEQETAALQDETLRAETFAKLKRSASTYSFDGHMEPEPLYQEDRQRIEEREAYITAHPEESEHPPEPEEPVELTVEVPRSPSCWRKTQNKVSCVVNSSIFETFITLCILLNTLAMALEHYKMDKVFSKVLENCNLVFTVVFIMEMILKLIAFGLKEYCKNSWNLFDGTIVILSILDMVLTYSGAITGAGLSVLRTFRLLRVLKLAQSWKTMGDLLNTIGSSVGPVGNITVILAIIVYMFAVVGMQLFKSYYKAEKFKDGKLPRWNFDDFGHSFMVIFRILCGKWIEPLWWTMKATSPAAIFFILPAFVIGNFVILNLFLALLLNSFSAGGDEPEDEEEKKRKEEEKKRKKKEKEKKRRLNILRMLGRKNKNLSGSRSKVGPDEEGEGTDVDAHSRTVSPADDGCKKEAAIILSNNPKNGEQENGYEMTMVNRLPNGQTQQENFNGFKYGFDETPGKPVARNTKVNSLPIENRHSLTTAIDLEDAARRIRDFPDPNKRLPHVNRVKSDDRLETSENNLSNGDLVANGSAPVVINGNSRMSAGSSHKDVSLGDIESRIPPNSPGHESKRDTIVTVDTDDTTPSGGVRPCCPTFCYCDSGCCDNYKESCIRRSWHGLRYNICAFVEHKYFEWFILAMIVISSLTLVFEDIHLKNNPVLSQTLKVMNYIFAVTFTVEMLLKIVGMGFVGYFSNLWNCLDSFIVAISLASLTGSKNLQSFRSLRALRPLRAISRFEGMKIVVNSLVHAVPAIVNVMLVCLIFWLIFSIVGYQLFSGKFYRCFNSETLDKYTPDVVMNKSQCNESEGMLWRNAKINFDSSLQGFLALFQVATLEGVFEVMDDSVDSVGQEQQPKYENSFYAYFYYVVFIIMGSFFILNLFIGVIIENFNRLKQQYEDSGALGMFLTPGQRNWVNTLKKTYYRKPKKQFKRPQNKFRAWLFDLILQKKFEVFIMSVILVNMVTMMMEHHNQSESFTDALRYLNYIFTGIFIIEAVIRLIAMRLDYFKMGWNVFDFVIVVFSIVGIVVEDVLKKEMIFSPGLLRVVRVFRLGRLLRFFEGAKGVRRLLFTLVKSLPGLVNIAMLLGLIIFIYAIIGMSSFGYVKKSNGITDVVNFETFGNSMLLLFRVGTAAGWNTILDPLMVSEPECDPNMDNGGPNGNCGNRFLAVFFFVSYILIIFLIMINMYIAVILENFNEAQQQEEIGVTDDDLETFIQVWEEFDPKANNITIHVNQLSDFLAALEPPLQVPKPNRHLFGELQVPLKTGYRIYLVDXMQVLVRRAMGGVEGHEEHEMAMLVDRLEERFANMRKKETDLRSLPEQHKFEIKAAVTIQQAIRIFLLKRRLRVSRGGAFHALMSXLRKKGKAHGWKEKQVEDNTRVIGMLWLSQAKRHEEESTTDAQDEDEENTKXEENTEDDSPTEVTVVDQEKPKPXPNTLSVHC, encoded by the exons ataTGTTTTTGCTGCTATTTACACTCTGGAGATGTTCCTTAAGATCATCGGCCGTGGATTTGCTCTTCATAAATACGCGTATCTTAGAAATGCGTGGAATTGGTTAGACTTTCTAGTAGTAATTTTAGG ATATATAACAATGCTTCCAGGAGTAGAAAATTTATCAGGAATTAGAACTTTCAGAGTTCTTAGAGCTTTGAGGACAATATCAGCAGTTAAAG GTTTAAAAGCCATGGTTAACACGCTATTGAAATCAATTAGGATGCTTTCTGATGTGCTAATTCTTACTACTTTCTTCTTATGCGTCTTTGCACTCATCGGCCTTCAACTTTTCGTGGGTATCATGCAGTGGAAGTGTGTTCTTAACCCCCCTAATGGCTGGCCGCAAAATCCGgacgatttttctaattacttgaaaaatgaaa GTAACCACCATGTGTTCAAGGGCGATGGCTTAGCTGTCTTGTGTGGAAATACTTCTGCCGCCTA CCAATGTCCTGAAAACTACACCTGTATGCCAAACACCGGGGACAATCCTATATCCGAGTATATCAGCTATGACAACTTTGGATGGGCCTTGCTTACATCTCTTCAGTTGGTCACAATGGATTACTGGGAAAGCATTTATAACAGC GTCATTGCTACGAAAGGATCTTGGTATGTGTTCTATTTCGTGTTTGTGATCTTCCTTGGTCCGTTCTACTTGATCAACCTCGTGTTGGCTGTTGTCTCACTCTCTTACGAACAAGAGACTGCTGCGCTGCAAGACGAGACTCTGAGG GCGGAAACGTTTGCGAAACTAAAACGCAGCGCGTCCACCTACTCATTTGACGGACATATGGAGCCAGAGCCGTTGTACCAGGAGGATAGACAGCGCATTGAGGAGCGCGAGGCTTACATAACAGCACATCCAGAGGAATCAGAACACCCCCCTGAACCAGAGGAACCAGTGGAATTAACTGTGGAGGTTCCTCGAAGCCCAAGCTGTTGGAGAAAGACACAAAATAAAGTCTCCTGTGTAGTTAACTCCTCCATCTTCGAGACTTTCATCACTCTGTGCATACTGCTTAATACTCTAGCAATGGCGTTGGAACATTATAAGATGGACAAAGTGTTTTCCAAGGTTCTCGAAAACTGCAATCTG gtgTTTACTGTGGTGTTCATCATGGAAATGATTCTCAAACTGATTGCTTTCGGTTTAAAAGAGTACTGCAAAAATAGCTGGAATCTGTTCGACGGGACGATTGTTATTCTGAGTATCTTGGACATGGTGCTGACATACTCTGGTGCCATCACCGGAGCAGGTCTCAGCGTACTAAGGACGTTCAGATTG CTTCGAGTGCTGAAGCTCGCCCAGTCGTGGAAAACAATGGGAGATCTGCTGAACACGATAGGAAGCAGTGTGGGACCTGTAGGGAATATCACTGTTATCCTCGCAATTATTGTGTACATGTTTGCGGTGGTCGGAATGCAGTTGTTTAAGTCTTATTACAAAGCGGAAAAGTTTAAGGATGGTAAACTCCCGCGCTGGAATTTTGATGATTTCGGTCATTCCTTCATGGTGATTTTTAGGATATTATGCGGTAAATGGATTGAGCCACTGTGGTGGACCATGAAGGCTACTTCTCCTGcggcaatttttttcattttgccgGCTTTTGTAATCGGCAATTTCGtgattttaaatctttttctcgCACTCCTGCTGAACTCGTTCAGTGCGGGGGGTGATGAACCGGAGgacgaagaggaaaaaaagaggaaggaagaagagaagaagaggaagaaaaaggagaaagaaaagaagaggcGACTAAACATTCTTCGTATGCTtggaaggaaaaacaaaaatctgtcGGGAAGTAGGAGCAAAGTTGGACCTGATGAAGAAGGCGAGGGAACTGATGTGGATGCGCACTCACGAACAGTCAGCCCAGCTGACGACGGGTGCAAAAAAGAAGCAGCAATCATATTGTCCAACAATCCTAAGAATGGAGAGCAAGAGAATGGATATGAGATGACTATGGTAAATCGATTACCCAACGGTCAGACGCAACAAGAGAATTTTAACGGCTTCAAGTACGGCTTTG ATGAAACACCAGGTAAGCCTGTGGCACGCAACACCAAAGTCAACTCCCTGCCGATTGAAAATCGCCATTCGCTGACCACCGCTATTGATTTGGAAGACGCCGCAAGGAGGATACGGGATTTTCCCGATCCAAACAAGAGACTTCCCCACGTCAACCGCGTTAAAAGCGACGATAGACTGGAAACTAGTGAGAACAACCTAAGTAATGGAGATCTTGTCGCCAATGGTTCCGCTCCCGTGGTGATAAATGGCAATTCGCGAATGTCTGCTGGATCGTCACATAAAGATGTCAGTTTGGGTGACATAGAGTCACGTATTCCACCCAACAGCCCAGGCCATGAATCGAAGCGTGACACCATAGTCACGGTAGATACCGATGACACGACTCCTTCGGGTGGAGTGCGTCCGTGTTGCCCAACTTTCTGTTACTGTGACAGTGGTTGCTGTGACAACTACAAGGAATCGTGCATTCGGAGAAGTTGGCATGGATTGCGTTACAATATCTGTGCTTTTGTAGAGCATAAGTACTTTGAGTGGTTTATCCTCGCCATGATAGTGATCAGTAGTTTAACTCTG gTGTTTGAAgacattcatttgaaaaacaaccCCGTCTTGAGTCAGACGTTAAAAGTGATGAACTACATCTTCGCAGTCACCTTTACCGTTGAAATGCTTCTTAAAATCGTCGGAATGGGTTTCGTGGGATATTTTTCCAACCTGTGGAACTGTTTGGACAGTTTCATTGTAGCG ATCTCCCTCGCAAGTCTCACCGGAAGTAAGAATTTACAGTCATTCAGATCTCTCAGAGCCCTAAGACCTCTCAGAGCGATATCTCGGTTTGAAGGAATGAAG ATTGTCGTCAATTCATTGGTGCATGCTGTCCCAGCTATCGTCAACGTGATGTTGGTGTGTCTTATATTCTGGCTAATCTTCAGCATTGTCGGCTACCAGTTGTTCAGCGGCAAGTTCTATAGATGCTTCAATAGCGAGACCCTTGATAAGTACACGCCAGATGTGGTCATGAACAAATCACAGTGTAACGAGTCAGAGGGCATGCTCTGGAGGAACGCTAAAATCAACTTCGATAGCTCACTGCAAGGATTCTTGGCTCTCTTTCAAGTT GCTACCCTAGAGGGAGTGTTTGAAGTTATGGACGATTCTGTGGATAGTGTTGGA CAAGAACAACAGCCAAAATATGAGAACAGCTTCTACGCCTACTTCTATTACGTCGTGTTCATCATCATGGGTTCGTTTTTTATCTTGAACCTCTTTATTGGAGTCATCATTGAGAATTTTAATCGCCTCAAACAGCAG tatgAAGATAGCGGGGCACTTGGAATGTTTTTAACACCAGGGCAGAGAAACTGGGTGAACACACTCAAGAAGACTTACTACAGGAAACCCAAGAAACAGTTCAAGAGACCACAG AACAAGTTTCGAGCGTGGCTGTTCGACTTGATCCtacaaaagaaatttgaagtgtTCATCATGTCTGTGATTCTCGTCAACATGGTCACAATGATGATGGAACATCACAACCAATCGGAGAGTTTCACCGATGCGCTCA GATATTTGAACTATATCTTCACTGGGATCTTCATTATAGAGGCAGTTATAAGGCTGATTGCAATGCGGCTGGATTACTTTAAAATGGGTTGGAATGTATTTGATTTCGTAATAGTGGTTTTCTCCATTGTTG GCATCGTTGTCGAAGACGtgttgaaaaaggaaatgatcttcTCACCAGGCTTACTACGAGTTGTCAGGGTC TTTAGACTGGGAAGACTGCTGCGATTCTTTGAAGGTGCAAAAGGTGTTCGTCGATTGCTGTTTACTCTGGTGAAATCACTGCCCGGATTGGTCAATATTGCTATGTTGTTGGGCCTGATTATATTCATATACGCCATTATTGGTATGTCATCGTTCGGTTATGTC AAAAAGAGCAACGGCATTACGGACGTGGTGAATTTTGAAACGTTTGGAAACTCCATGCTTTTGTTATTTCGGGTTGGAACAGCCGCGGGTTGG AACACCATCCTTGATCCACTCATGGTATCTGAACCCGAA TGTGACCCGAATATGGATAAT GGCGGACCCAATGGAAACTGTGGAAATCGCTTTCTTGCTGTGTTTTTCTTCGTTAGTTACATTCTGATTATTTTCTTGATAATGATT AACATGTATATAGCTgttattttagaaaatttcaATGAGGCACAACAGCAAGAGGAGATTGGTGTGACAGACGATGATCTAGAAACCTTTATCCAGGTTTGGGAGGAGTTCGATCCCAAAGCAAACAACATTACCATTCATGTCAATCAACTGAGCGATTTTCTAGCGGCTTTGGAACCGCCGCTTCAAGTTCCTAAACCAAACAGGCACCTCTTTGGTGAATTACAGGTACCTCTTAAAACTGGATATCGCATCTATCTCGTGG CTATGCAAGTTCTCGTAAGACGCGCCATGGGAGGTGTAGAAGGTCACGAAGAACATGAGATGGCC ATGTTAGTGGATCGTTTGGAGGAGCGATTCGCAAACATGCGCAAAAAGGAAACTGACCTCAGGTCTCTTCCTGAGCAGCATAAGTTTGAGATTAAGGCGGCGGTGACA ATTCAACAGGCCATAAGGATTTTCTTGCTAAAAAGAAGGCTGAGAGTCAGTAGGGGAGGAGCTTTTCATGCATTGATGAGCTGACTTCGGAAAAAGGGCAAAGCTCATGGGTGGAAGGAGAAACAAGTGGAAGACAACACTCGCGTGATAGGCATGCTGTGGCTAAGTCAAGCGAAGCGACACGAGGAGGAATCAACCACAGATGCACAAGATGAAGATGAGGAAAATACTA GTGAGGAAAACACGGAGGACGATTCTCCTACCGAAGTTACTGTTGTGGACCAAGAGAAACCTAAAC TCCCAAACACTCTGAGTGTTCATTGTTAG